From a region of the Methanobrevibacter sp. V74 genome:
- a CDS encoding solute carrier family 23 protein — protein MNLKYNIEDKLPKMEMFLYGIQWLAVTMPIILIIGNVVGNIIPGTNTVFYIQSLFLMIGLALLLQISFGHKLPTILGPATVLLIAVLATMDQGMGSINFSFVIGGVLLSILAFTGAIKHIQKLFTSRVIIVILLLIAFTLTPTILNLILVDNGVSSSLNYVFVLASLVIVLIVSRHLKGLWNSTLPLWIMLFGSAVYYLIFNPTNFGNLNLSLIAVPNIHPNLAVPDIGIILAFIICFLALTINDIGSIQSIGSIVNLSEMEKRIKNGLGVTGIMNVFSGIIGVIGPVNYSMTPGVIAATSCSSRYPLYITGTALILIAFSPFLVAAISLIPSPIISVVLIYIMTAQIGAAILLAKENNSFIDMDDGIIVGLPIILATIITFLPDTLTSQLPLLVRPLLCNAFVMGVIFVLLLEHFVFKNQNNN, from the coding sequence ATGAATTTAAAATACAATATTGAAGACAAACTTCCAAAGATGGAAATGTTTCTTTATGGTATTCAGTGGCTTGCAGTTACAATGCCTATAATATTGATAATTGGAAATGTGGTAGGTAATATAATTCCAGGTACAAATACAGTATTTTATATTCAAAGCTTATTTTTAATGATCGGTCTTGCACTGTTACTACAAATAAGTTTTGGGCATAAACTTCCAACTATTTTAGGTCCTGCAACTGTATTATTGATAGCGGTTCTTGCAACAATGGATCAAGGAATGGGGTCAATAAATTTTTCATTTGTAATAGGTGGTGTCCTTTTATCTATCCTAGCTTTTACTGGAGCAATTAAACATATTCAAAAGCTTTTTACATCTAGAGTCATAATTGTTATACTGCTTTTAATAGCTTTTACGTTAACTCCAACTATTTTAAATCTGATTTTAGTTGATAATGGTGTGTCCTCATCATTAAATTATGTTTTTGTTCTAGCAAGTTTAGTTATAGTTTTAATTGTAAGCAGACATTTAAAAGGTTTGTGGAACTCAACACTCCCATTATGGATAATGTTATTCGGAAGTGCAGTTTATTACTTGATTTTCAATCCAACAAATTTTGGAAATCTAAATCTTTCGCTAATAGCTGTTCCAAATATACATCCTAACTTAGCGGTTCCAGATATTGGAATAATTTTAGCTTTTATTATCTGCTTTTTAGCTTTAACTATAAATGATATTGGTTCAATACAAAGTATAGGTTCTATTGTTAATCTTTCTGAAATGGAGAAAAGAATAAAAAATGGGCTGGGAGTTACAGGTATAATGAATGTTTTTTCAGGAATTATAGGAGTTATTGGTCCGGTGAATTATTCAATGACTCCTGGAGTAATAGCTGCAACCAGCTGCTCATCAAGATATCCTCTTTATATAACTGGAACTGCACTGATCTTAATTGCTTTTTCACCATTTTTAGTGGCTGCAATAAGTTTAATACCTTCACCAATTATTTCAGTGGTCTTGATATATATTATGACTGCACAAATTGGAGCGGCTATTCTTTTAGCTAAAGAAAATAATTCTTTCATTGACATGGACGATGGAATAATTGTTGGCTTGCCTATAATTTTAGCTACCATCATTACTTTCTTACCTGACACATTAACAAGTCAATTGCCATTGTTAGTACGTCCATTATTATGTAATGCATTTGTTATGGGCGTGATTTTTGTTTTGTTATTGGAACATTTTGTATTTAAAAATCAGAACAATAATTAA